The region tccagctcccaagcccgggctgttgccaccaggccacgctgcttcccacagagtcagtgcttaacaaacaccaccattattatgatcaacTTCCAGTCAATTGCCATCTTCCTCTGAGCGGCATTTCCTTTtcatcccctgcctcctctcctggcACAGAGAACGGCGAATGGGCCATCAAGCACCGCCCAGCCAAGAAGCTGTTGGATCCACGGGTGTCCCCGGATGAGCCCGGGCACCAGAGGGTGGTTTTCTACCTGCTGATCCAGCGGAAGCCCCTCTTCTACGTCATTAACATCATTGCCCCCTGTGTGCTCATCTCCTCGGTCGCCATCCTCATCTACTTCCTGCCTGCCAAGGGTAACGCGCCTACTACGGGACCGCACGCTCCCAGGGGCCATCGACACCATCATCAGACAGGATACTGGAGGCGGTTCTGACCCTGGGGAAGAGCTCTCAGCTGCCACAAGGGTTAGGGGGCCCATCTTCCACGACaactcaacccatcaatcaaggagtggtatttattgagtgctgactgggtgcagagcactgtactatgtgcttggaagagcagggcctagtggatagcacaccggtctggggatcagaaggacctctgccgctaatctcctcacagtgcctcgttctcgcctgtcccgccatcgacccccgacccacgtcctcccccgggcctggaatgctctccctcccaacatccgccaagctagctctcttcctcccttcaaggccctactgagagctcacctcctccaggaggccttcccagacagagccccttccttcctctccccctcgtccccctctccatcccccccatcttacctccttcccttctccatagcacctgtatatatgtacatatgtttgtacatatttattactctatttatttacttatttattttacttgtacctatctattctatttattttattttgttagtatgtttggttttgttctctgtctcccccttctagactgtgagcccactgttgggtagggactgtttctatatgttgccagcttgtacttcccaagggcttagtacagtgctctgcacacagtaagcgctcaataaatacgattgattgattgattgacctgggttctaatccctgcacccccgacttgttcattcattcattcaatcagattcattgagtgctcactgtgtgcagagcactgtactgcagcgaggcttggtggaaagagcacgggctttggagtcagaggtcaggggttcacatcccggctccaccaactgtcagctgtgtgactttgggcaagtcacttaacttctctgggcctcagttccctcacctgtaaaatggggattaagactgtgagccccccgtgggacaacctgatcactttgtaaccagcccagtgcttagaacagtgctttgcacatagtaagtgcttaataaatgccattattattattattattattactgagtgcttgggaagtatgattcagcaacgaatagagacaatccctacccatagtgggctcacagtctagaaggtggggagccagacatcgaaacaagtctgctgtgtgaccttgggcaagccacttcacttctctatgcctctgttacctcacctgtaaaatggggattcaggatgtgagccccatgtgggacagggactgtgtgcaatccaattttctggaatccaccccagcgcttagaaagggcctggcatatagtaagtgcttaacgaatatcactattgttattactattattaaaatgcaacagagctagtagataaGTTCCCAACCCTCCAGGAGCTAACCatccagaggggaagatggatgttaatataaatcgataatttatagatatgtacgtaagtgccatggggctgagggaggggcgaatccTCAGGGCtccctggggccggggccggcaaCTTCTTCTTCCAGACATCATCagctgggttcaatcaatcaatcaatcaatcaattgtatttattgagcgcttactgtgtgtagagcactggactaagcgcttgggaagtacaagttggcaacatatagagatggtccctacccaacagtgggctcacagtctagggttccAGGCATTATCAGTTCCTTGTAATCAGTTTGGGGGAGGCGGTTGGGAAGCGGGTCCGGTCCTGACCCTCCTGAGTTGGTCTTTTCCCCTGGCACAGCTGGTGGTCAGAAGTGCACCGTCTCCATCAACGTGCTGCTCGCCCAGACCGTCTTTCTCTTCCTCGTCGCCAAGAAGGTGCCGGAGACCTCCCAGGCCGTGCCACTCATCAGCAAGTATGGGGATCCCCCTTCCACCACCCCTCTAACCGAGGCTCCTCTCAGAGACATGGGCAGGAGGGCCCTGGTAATGGGGGACAGCTGGAGCCAGGGAgtctgagcgcttagaacggtgcttagcatcatcatcatcaatcgtatttattgagcccttactatgtgcagagcactgtactaagcgcttgggaagtacaaattggcaacatatagagacagtccctacccaacagtgggcaggcgcttcacaaataccacagttattattattagactgtcagctctttgtgggcaggaaatgtgtctgttctattgttagaactgtaatttattattcgtattgatgtctgtctcccccacccccgtaggctgtaagctcgtcgtgggcagggattgtgtctgtttattgtcatattgtcccctcccaagcgcttagaacagtgttctgcacacattaagtgctcgataaatatgattgaatgaatgaattgccccacccctccacttcgtctccttccttccctccccccatccttgcAGGTACCTGACCTTCCTTCTGGTGGTGACCATTCTCATCGTGGTGAACGCTGTGATTGTGCTCAACGTCTCTCTCCGGACGCCCCACACCCACGCCATGGCCCGAGGAGTCCGCAAGGTGGGATGCGTTCCCCATCCCTCAGCCTGTGAGCTTGCCGTTTCCCCACAGCCTCCTTTTTATTGGGCTTGGGGCCACCTCTGATTCTCCTCAGAGCTCCCAGACCAGACCGGTGCCCTTCCCTTGCTGCCTaaacccttccccacctccctcctgcctctccgtcTTTCCAGGGCTCATTGCTGCCCATGCGcctagtttgtacatatttattactctatttatttattttacttatacatatctattctatttattttattttgtcagtatgtttggttttgttctctgtctcccccttttagactgtgagcccactgttgggtagggaccgtctctctatgttgccaacttgtacttcccaagcgcttagtacagtgctctgcacacagtaagcgctcaataaatacgattgattgattccaagatccagaggacttgggttataatcctggctctgccacttgtctgcagggtgacctcgggcaagtcaattcacttcatacctcagttatctcatttgtaaaatggagattaagactgtgaggcctatgtgggacaggaactgtgtccaatctgattatcttgtgtctaccccagcacttaataataataataatgaataattatggtatttgttaagcgctcattatgtgccaagcactgttctaagccctgggataaaggttgtcccatgtgggactggcagtctccaatccccattttacagatgaggtaactgaggtacagagaaggtaagtgacttgtcccaggtcacacagcagacaggttgtggagccagaattagaacattcTAATGTTCTCATGTAACGTTCTAATGTAACATTAgcacatcttctgactctcaagcctttgCTCTTGCCAATAATACAGTGTACTACTTGAGGTAGCAACTTGCCTGTATAGTATAGTACATACTGCCAGaagtatagtaagagcttaatatatacccgttgttgggtagggactatttctatctgttgccgaattgtactttccaagcgcttagtccagtgtttggcacacagtaagcactcaataaatatgattgaattgaatgcatgaatataccaaaaaaaaatgatTCCCAGCCAAGGAGGCCCTAACCCATCTGATACTCCTTTATGGCAATAGGCTCACTCCCATTCCAGCTCCCCCAAGACTTGTTCTTGGTCCTGGGCCCAGGAAGCCCACCGCCCCCCAGGCCGAAGAACATGCCCTTCCTCATCCTCCGACTCTCTCCTAGGtgttcttgctgctgctgccccgccTCCTGAGGATGCACGTGCGACCCCTGGCCCCTCTAGTCCCCCAGGACTCGCCACCTCCACCCCGGACTACCTCACCAGAGCGAGCAGAGGGGTCCGGGGACGAGGCCGCCCTGTGGATGCCACGGAGCGAACTCGTTTTCCAGCGGCGGAAAGAGCGGGATGGGCTGGTGAAGGCTGCGCTGGAGAGAATCGGTGAGGCGGgcaaggggtgggtggggagtgggagaagagagaaggtggAAGTTATGCCTCCCTCCCGAGCCTTCCAGAAACCCCTGGAGGCTCGTGGGTGTCATGCCTGAAgatgcagcgtagctcagtggaaagagcccgggctttggagtcagaggtcatgggttcgaatcccggctccaccacaagtctgctgcgtgaccttgggcaagtcacttaacttctctgagccgcagttacctcatctgtaaaaatggggattaagactgtgagccccacgtgggacaacttgatcacattgtatccccccctcagcgcttagaacagtgctttgcacatagtaagtgcttaacaaatgccatcatcatcattattattattattattgttattattattattattattatgcccactgCATGTAAGTAGTCACCGAtaaaagttccaggccaggggagagtGCCCTCATCCTCAGGTTGGCACCAGTTTCTCCCATgtctgctctatcaatcaatcgtatttattgagcgcttactgtgtgcagagcactgtattatcattattactgatggcatttattaagcgcttactatgtgcaaagcactgttctaagcgctgggaaggatacaaggtgatcaggtggtccctcgtggggctcacagttttagtccccattttccagatgcgggaactgaggcccagagaagtgaagtgacttgcccaaagtgacacagctgacaatgggcagaaccgggatttgaacccatgacctctgactccaaagcccgggctctttcctactgagccacgctgcttcttctaagcagcgtactaagcgcttaagactgtaagctcgttgtgggcagggaatgcatccgtttattgttacattgtactctcccaaacgcttagaacagtggtctgcacacggtaagcgctcaattaatacgattgactgacggactgatcACACTTCTGCCCCAACCCCATCTTCCTGCCCACCTCTCCTACTTTCCTGCTTCTTCTGCCAGGGAATGGGCTGGAGTACGGACAGAGCCAGGAGTTGTGCGTCAGCCTGAAAAGGGCAGCTCCCGCCATTCAGGCCTGCGTGGAAGCCTGCAAGCTCATTGCCCGCGCCCGATGTCAGCAAAACCAGTTTGACAATGTGAGCAGGTGCaggggactgggggtgggagTGTGACGGGGGGAGACCAAACTGGGCGGCTGGAAACCTCATCCTGAAGCGAACTGGAGACCgcaagctcattacgggcagggaacctgtctgttcattgctatattggactctcccaagcgcttagtgcagtgctctgcacacataaagcgctcaataaatacgattgactgactgtggtatccattcagccgcatttattgggcacttatcgTGTGTAAACCACTGCGTTAAGcacttgtgctctcccaggtgctcagtacattgtcgaagcagcatagcttagtggacagagcacaggcctgagggtcagaaggtcgtgggttctaatcctggctccgccacttcattcagtcgtatttattgagtgctgactgtgtgcagagcactgtactaagcgcttgtctgctgtgtggccttgggcaagtcacttcacctctctgggcctcagttacctcatctataaaatggggattgagactgggagctccacatgggacaacctgatcaccttgtatcctccccagtgcttagaacagtgctttgcacataataagcactgaacaaatgtcattattattattcatccattcattcattcaatcgtatttattgagcgcttactgtgtgcagagcactgtactaagcgcttgggaagtacaagtcggtaacatatagagacagtctctatccaacaatagtctagaagggggagacagacaacaaaacaaaacatgtagacaggtgtcaaaaccgtcagaacaaatagaattatagctatatgcacatcattaacaaaattaatagaatagtaaatatgtacaagtaaaatagagtaataaatctgtacaaatatatatacaaatgctgtggggaggggaaggaagtagggcgggggggactgtgggacggggactgtgtccaacctgattatcttgtatctactccagcgcttagaagagtgcacagagtcagcacttaacaaataccatagtaataattattattattacaatgctctgcacacagtgtgtgctcaatgaataccattgattgatgaattgattggctAAGGAGTGGGGTCGGCCAAAGGACTGTTAGGGCAGAAAAATTCAGGACGTtggggggagaagggcagagaatTTGGTGTGACCCTGGCCTTGACCTCCCCCATGTTTATTTGTCCCTTCCCCGCAGGAGAATGAAGAATGGATCCTGGTGGGCAGAGTGCTGGATCGGGTTTGCTTTCTAGCTATGGTCTTGCTTTTCTTCTGTGGCACCGTTGGCATTTTCCTTATGGCCCATTACAACCAAGTTCCCGAACTCCCATTTCCCGGGGATCCCCACACCTACTTGCCCTAATACTACAAGCACGGCTGgctctggaggctgggagaccctgGGGACCCCCAACATACCTGTGGCTGAGGGGGTGGTCCGGAGAAACGCACCCTGTACCCCAAAGCTGCATCTCAGACTCTGACTTCCTATCCTGATCCTGGGAACCGAGGTTGGGTCATCGCTGAGGACTGCATGTTGACCCACTTGGGACCCTTGGTGGTCTGCGATCCGAGCTCAAAAATTGAATAAAAATTGGGGAAAATAAAGAGACAGGTATGAGCAACTGGTTTGGCTGTTGGTAATGGAATagtggaaatgatgatgatgatattaacaattgttaaaagcttactatgtgccaaacgcagaactaagtgctggaataataataataattgcatttgttaagtgcttactatgtgccaagcactgttctaagcattggagcactgttctaagagctggagcattgttctaagacaaTCAGCTACAGGGGACTAATAGTctaataggaaggaaaacagttctatggttgaggaaactgaggcccagagaataataattataataatgatggcatttgttaagtgcttactatgtgccaggcactgttctaagcactggggtagatacaaggtaatcaggttgtcccacatggggctcacagtcttaatccccattttacagatgaggtaacctaggcacagagaagttaaatgacttgccccaaatcacacagctgacaagtggtggagccgggattagaacccatgacctctgactcccaaacccgtgctctttccactaagccacgctgcttctctgaagtgaagtgacttgcccaaagtcacccagcaggcaattggcagggctgggattaaaatccaggtcctctgactctcaggcccatactctttccatcatATCTATAAatcctatattataaattacttatagtaatgcctgtcacctcttccagactgtaagctcactgggggcaggaaatgtatctaccgttggttgaattgtactctcccaagcacttagtgcagtgctctgcacgtagtgagtgctcaataaataccattgaggacgatgatgatgatgatgacgaggccatgcttcttcccctgGATTAATTCTAGAGGCACTGGAGACCTTGGGAAGGAAAAGACGTAGCCTTCTCACTCTGATATCGACAAGTTTTCCTCAACTCCTCAGTCAATATTTCAGAGGCCCTGCCATGACCCCAGCTTTTCCTTCATCGAGGTTTCTCCTGACCTGATTCTGCCATCTGCTTAAGCCAGGGGCTGATTTTCCCTCCGATGAGATTTGACCCAAAACTTTGAGCTGTTGGGGTGAGGGTGTCTTATCAGATTTATCAAGCAGCCACTGCCCTCTTCTTCTTGTTAGAATATCATGTCACCGAGAAGGACACCGAgaaggctcccagactgagccccctttttcctctcctccaccccattcccccggccctacctccttcccattcccacagcacctgtatctatgtttgtacagatttattactctatttattttacttgtacatatttactattctatttatcttgttaataatgcatctagctttatttctatttgttctgatgacttgacacctgtccacatgttttgttttgtttgtctcccccttctagactgtgagcccgttgttgggtagggactgtctctatatgttgccaactggtacttctcaagcacttagtgcagtgctccacacacagtaagtgctcaataaatacgattgaatgaatgaatgaatgaatgaaaggacagtaGCTGTGCTCTAGAAGACAACACAGGTAGCAGAAGATTACAGCAGGAGAGACCATGCATTTGGACATAGTTAGATCCTCCATAACTTATTTGTCCTTGGCTCAAAAAGCGTGCAGTGACATTTAAATATCACAAAGATGCACTGTATGATATGAGGACTGAACTGAAATGCAAAATATAGAATACAGATGGAGTAAGGAAAAAAATCGATGTTGATATGGAACAGATTGAAGTACCTATGGCTTTAAAGTGGACTGAAAAGGTTCTTTTCGACTGGAAATAATTTCTACAGATAATTTATTCAATCCTGAGAGAGCAGTTAGACCAACTCTAAAAAAGaatctatttttatggtattggttaagcacttactatgttccaggcactgtactaagtggctggagtagatgcaagccaatttggttggacacagtccatattcattcattcattcaatcgtatttattgagcgctttctgtgtgcagagcactggactaagcacttgggaagtacaaattggcaacatatagagacagtccctacccaacaacgggctcacagtctagaagggggagacagacagcaaaacaaaacatgtagacaggtgtcaaaaccttcagaataaatagaattatagctatacgcacatcattaataaaataaatagagtggtaaatatgtacaagtaaaataaatagagtaataaatctgtacaaacatataaacaggtgctgtggggaggggaaggaggtagggcggggggggtgatggggaggaggtgaggaaaaagggggctcagtctgggaaggcctcctggagaaggtgagctctcagtagggctttgaagtgaggaagagagctagcttggtggatgtgtggaaggagggcattccaggcccggggaaggacatgggctgggggtcgacagtggaacaagcgaggacgaggcccggtgaggaggttagcagcagcaaaggagtggaaggtgtgggctgggctggagaaggagagaagggaggtgaggtaggagggggcgagaggatggagagccttgaagccatatccaacatgggactcacagttttaatctccattttacagtgaagtaactgaagcagagacaagtgaagttacttgcccaaggtcacagagcacacaagtgccagagacagaattaaaacccaggtccttccggctctcAGGCTCATGCAAGTTGCCAGATTCCAAAACATCATAATCAAccgaaggcatttattgagcgcttactgtgcacagggcatggCACTAAAGgcttagcactgtaataagcacttatcactgTATTAAGGAAAGAAACACCTTCATTATTTATCAACATCATTTAATTTTTTTGtgtctgtggcatttgttaaacactttactatgtgccaggcactgttctaaatgctagggtagatataaagtaatcaggatggacacagtccctgtaccacatggggctcacagacttaatccccattttacaggtgagaaactgaggcacagagaagttaagcgacttgcccaaggtcacataagcagACAAGTagatgagctggaattagacaccaggtccttctgattcccaggcccgtgctctgtccagaaGGCCTTGCTATCACCTGATCCATTTTGCTGGAGCGTTGAATTGGGCCCTTGGAGGACGcacaaaagaagtaaaagataAAATATTTGCCGCCAAAGACTTTCAAGCTCAAGGTGGAAGGAGTAGACATAAATGGAAAAACGAACCATAGGTGCGTGAGAAAATAGATTTAAATAATAAACACACGTGAATAAATCAACCTAGAGCAAATAAAGATGTGGTTTTAATCTATCACAATTTAACGAGAGTAATTATAACTTGGGTCAAAGATTTTAGGACTATTGCTAACCAAAAAGACAATGAGATCTTTGAACAATTCAAATTGCACATAAGATGAGGCAGAAGATGAAATTCTGCATTGTCTCTAACAGTGTTAATTCAAATCAGAGATGCAACTTTTGTAGATTCCTTCATTGGAGATTAAAGTTACTAGAATAAAAATGTAGATATAGGAAAAAACTACTGGAAGtacttctagaataataataataataataataataataataataataataat is a window of Tachyglossus aculeatus isolate mTacAcu1 chromosome 1, mTacAcu1.pri, whole genome shotgun sequence DNA encoding:
- the CHRNG gene encoding acetylcholine receptor subunit gamma, whose amino-acid sequence is MVWLRALPLLLVACMGSQGRNQEERLLDDLMRDYNRHLRPAERDSDIVNVSLKLTLTNLISLNEREEALTTNVWIEMQWCDYRLRWDPRDYEDVKVLRVPSTMVWWPDVVLENNVDGIFEVALYCNLLVSPDGCIYWLPPAIFRSSCPVTVTYFPFDWQNCSLVFQSQTYSANEIDLQLSQEDGQTIEWIFIDPEAFTENGEWAIKHRPAKKLLDPRVSPDEPGHQRVVFYLLIQRKPLFYVINIIAPCVLISSVAILIYFLPAKAGGQKCTVSINVLLAQTVFLFLVAKKVPETSQAVPLISKYLTFLLVVTILIVVNAVIVLNVSLRTPHTHAMARGVRKVFLLLLPRLLRMHVRPLAPLVPQDSPPPPRTTSPERAEGSGDEAALWMPRSELVFQRRKERDGLVKAALERIGNGLEYGQSQELCVSLKRAAPAIQACVEACKLIARARCQQNQFDNENEEWILVGRVLDRVCFLAMVLLFFCGTVGIFLMAHYNQVPELPFPGDPHTYLP